In the Populus trichocarpa isolate Nisqually-1 chromosome 1, P.trichocarpa_v4.1, whole genome shotgun sequence genome, one interval contains:
- the LOC7455784 gene encoding transcription factor MYB33 isoform X2, with translation MSRMTSESEDGIVSNNQIESPLGEEGNYCGSANGGVLKKGPWTSAEDAILIEYVKKHGEGNWNAVQKHSGLFRCGKSCRLRWANHLRPNLKKGAFTQEEEQLIIELHAKMGNKWARMAAHLPGRTDNEIKNYWNTRIKRHQRAGLPLYPPEASLQALQESQRCLNIDRIEIRNKSQHDTLQSNSYGIPNVMFDNLTPHQSILPYVPELPDITASSMLMKGLSSFQYGSFMSPIMHRQKRLREATTLLSSFGGGMKNEFHLFDQFQDVDKASQSFGLPFPFDYDSTTKNPEFFGENQGSHTLANGNFSASKPTSEAVKLELPSLQYSETDLGGWGPSCSPSPLIESVDTFIQSPPTGTVESDCPSPRNSGLLDALLHEAKTLSSAKNQLSDKSSNSSTVTPGDDADSSALNICETEREDYGHPISPLGHTATSLFSECTPISANESSLDESPSSETFTECYVKSEPVDQTWTADREKESSTWLDITSPDALLDSDWLEHDSAYGKDQVIVTDAMGTLLCDDSSSEYKQMAAGASVNHGWGHSSCSWNNMPAVYQMYELP, from the exons ATGAGTCGTATGACAAGTGAGAGTGAGGATGGCATTGTCTCCAATAATCAGATTGAGTCGCCATTGGGCGAGGAAGGCAATTATTGTGGAAGTGCAAATGGAGGAGTTCTTAAGAAAGGGCCATGGACTTCTGCCGAAGATGCAATTTTGATAGAATATGTGAAGAAGCATGGGGAGGGGAACTGGAATGCTGTTCAGAAGCACTCAGGGCTTTTCCGTTGTGGCAAAAGCTGCAGATTGCGATGGGCCAATCACCTAAGGCCTAATCTAAAGAAAGGAGCATTTACTCAAGAAGAAGAACAGCTAATCATTGAACTTCATGCAAAGATGGGAAACAAATGGGCACGAATGGCTGCACAT TTGCCTGGACGTACAGACAACGAGATAAAGAATTACTGGAATACTAGAATTAAGAGGCATCAACGGGCTGGCTTACCACTTTATCCACCTGAAGCCTCTTTGCAAGCGCTGCAGGAGAGTCAACGATGCTTGAACATTGACAGAATCGAGATTCGGAATAAAAGTCAGCATGATACCTTGCAGAGCAACAGTTATGGGATACCCAATGTCATGTTTGACAATTTAACGCCCCACCAAAGCATCTTACCTTATGTTCCTGAACTTCCTGATATTACTGCAAGCAGCATGCTGATGAAAGGTCTGAGCTCTTTTCAATATGGAAGCTTCATGTCACCAATAATGCACCGCCAGAAGCGTCTTCGAGAGGCAACAACCTTATTATCCAGTTTCGGTGGTGGCATGAAAAATGAGTTCCATTTGTTTGACCAGTTTCAGGATGTTGACAAAGCTTCTCAATCCTTTGGATTACCTTTTCCATTTGATTATGATTCTACCACCAAGAACCCAGAGTTTTTTGGTGAAAATCAGGGTAGCCATACCCTTGCTAATGGCAATTTCTCTGCTTCTAAGCCCACTTCTGAGGCTGTGAAGTTGGAGCTCCCTTCACTCCAATATTCAGAAACTGATTTAGGTGGCTGGGGGCCATCTTGTTCCCCATCACCTTTAATCGAGTCTGTTGATACTTTTATCCAATCTCCCCCTACTGGGACAGTTGAGTCTGATTGTCCATCACCACGAAATAGTGGCCTATTGGATGCTTTACTTCATGAGGCCAAAACTTTAAGCAGTGCAAAGAATCAATTATCTGACAAGAGTTCAAATTCATCCACTGTTACTCCTGGTGATGATGCAGACAGTTCTGCCCTTAATATTTGTGAGACAGAACGGGAAGACTATGGTCACCCCATTTCTCCTTTGGGTCATACTGCAACTTCCCTTTTCAGCGAGTGCACTCCCATCAGTGCCAATGAAAGTTCTTTGGATGAATCACCATCTTCCGAGACCTTTACTG AGTGCTATGTGAAATCAGAACCTGTTGATCAGACTTGGACTGCAGATAGAGAAAAAGAATCCTCTACCTGGTTGGATATTACTTCCCCTGATGCCTTACTTGATTCAGATTGGCTTGAACATGATTCTGCTTATGGAAAGGACCAAGTGATCGTGACTGATGCCATGGGAACCCTTCTTTGTGATGATTCGAGTAGTGAGTACAAGCAGATGGCTGCTGGAGCATCTGTAAATCACGGATGGGGACATAGTTCTTGTTCATGGAACAACATGCCTGCTGTCTATCAAATGTATGAACTCCCTTGA
- the LOC7455784 gene encoding transcription factor MYB33 isoform X1 — protein MSRMTSESEDGIVSNNQIESPLGEEGNYCGSANGGVLKKGPWTSAEDAILIEYVKKHGEGNWNAVQKHSGLFRCGKSCRLRWANHLRPNLKKGAFTQEEEQLIIELHAKMGNKWARMAAHLPGRTDNEIKNYWNTRIKRHQRAGLPLYPPEASLQALQESQRCLNIDRIEIRNKSQHDTLQSNSYGIPNVMFDNLTPHQSILPYVPELPDITASSMLMKGLSSFQYGSFMSPIMHRQKRLREATTLLSSFGGGMKNEFHLFDQFQDVDKASQSFGLPFPFDYDSTTKNPEFFGENQGSHTLANGNFSASKPTSEAVKLELPSLQYSETDLGGWGPSCSPSPLIESVDTFIQSPPTGTVESDCPSPRNSGLLDALLHEAKTLSSAKNQLSDKSSNSSTVTPGDDADSSALNICETEREDYGHPISPLGHTATSLFSECTPISANESSLDESPSSETFTGSKRKFGRSAECYVKSEPVDQTWTADREKESSTWLDITSPDALLDSDWLEHDSAYGKDQVIVTDAMGTLLCDDSSSEYKQMAAGASVNHGWGHSSCSWNNMPAVYQMYELP, from the exons ATGAGTCGTATGACAAGTGAGAGTGAGGATGGCATTGTCTCCAATAATCAGATTGAGTCGCCATTGGGCGAGGAAGGCAATTATTGTGGAAGTGCAAATGGAGGAGTTCTTAAGAAAGGGCCATGGACTTCTGCCGAAGATGCAATTTTGATAGAATATGTGAAGAAGCATGGGGAGGGGAACTGGAATGCTGTTCAGAAGCACTCAGGGCTTTTCCGTTGTGGCAAAAGCTGCAGATTGCGATGGGCCAATCACCTAAGGCCTAATCTAAAGAAAGGAGCATTTACTCAAGAAGAAGAACAGCTAATCATTGAACTTCATGCAAAGATGGGAAACAAATGGGCACGAATGGCTGCACAT TTGCCTGGACGTACAGACAACGAGATAAAGAATTACTGGAATACTAGAATTAAGAGGCATCAACGGGCTGGCTTACCACTTTATCCACCTGAAGCCTCTTTGCAAGCGCTGCAGGAGAGTCAACGATGCTTGAACATTGACAGAATCGAGATTCGGAATAAAAGTCAGCATGATACCTTGCAGAGCAACAGTTATGGGATACCCAATGTCATGTTTGACAATTTAACGCCCCACCAAAGCATCTTACCTTATGTTCCTGAACTTCCTGATATTACTGCAAGCAGCATGCTGATGAAAGGTCTGAGCTCTTTTCAATATGGAAGCTTCATGTCACCAATAATGCACCGCCAGAAGCGTCTTCGAGAGGCAACAACCTTATTATCCAGTTTCGGTGGTGGCATGAAAAATGAGTTCCATTTGTTTGACCAGTTTCAGGATGTTGACAAAGCTTCTCAATCCTTTGGATTACCTTTTCCATTTGATTATGATTCTACCACCAAGAACCCAGAGTTTTTTGGTGAAAATCAGGGTAGCCATACCCTTGCTAATGGCAATTTCTCTGCTTCTAAGCCCACTTCTGAGGCTGTGAAGTTGGAGCTCCCTTCACTCCAATATTCAGAAACTGATTTAGGTGGCTGGGGGCCATCTTGTTCCCCATCACCTTTAATCGAGTCTGTTGATACTTTTATCCAATCTCCCCCTACTGGGACAGTTGAGTCTGATTGTCCATCACCACGAAATAGTGGCCTATTGGATGCTTTACTTCATGAGGCCAAAACTTTAAGCAGTGCAAAGAATCAATTATCTGACAAGAGTTCAAATTCATCCACTGTTACTCCTGGTGATGATGCAGACAGTTCTGCCCTTAATATTTGTGAGACAGAACGGGAAGACTATGGTCACCCCATTTCTCCTTTGGGTCATACTGCAACTTCCCTTTTCAGCGAGTGCACTCCCATCAGTGCCAATGAAAGTTCTTTGGATGAATCACCATCTTCCGAGACCTTTACTG GATCTAAACGTAAATTTGGACGTTCTGCAGAGTGCTATGTGAAATCAGAACCTGTTGATCAGACTTGGACTGCAGATAGAGAAAAAGAATCCTCTACCTGGTTGGATATTACTTCCCCTGATGCCTTACTTGATTCAGATTGGCTTGAACATGATTCTGCTTATGGAAAGGACCAAGTGATCGTGACTGATGCCATGGGAACCCTTCTTTGTGATGATTCGAGTAGTGAGTACAAGCAGATGGCTGCTGGAGCATCTGTAAATCACGGATGGGGACATAGTTCTTGTTCATGGAACAACATGCCTGCTGTCTATCAAATGTATGAACTCCCTTGA